GGTGAAGGTAAAGCTGTACGTGTTGTCAGGGGTGGGCTGAGTGCAGGCGGCCGTTCCTGGGGATCACGCAGCTGTGTAAGCGTGCACGGTAGGAGTGGAGAAGCGGTGTGTCACCCTCAGGAATTGGAAAAGATGCCTCGGTGTGTCCGTCTCAGCAGTGTTCACCTGGGAATCTGAGCTTTCCAGAAAATCCAAGCTCATGGAGAAGGATGTTGCACAGAAAGTGTTTGTAAACTTCCTTTTTATCAGAAGTCAAGGAATGCTTGGCAGTTAAGATCAGTCTTGTTTAATTGCAGTCACTAGTACCAAATGAAAGAGCCAGCTGAAACTGGGCAAAAGGTTAGTCCAGGACTAAACGTTCAACAGATACTGCTGCTTGCACTGCCAGCTCAAGCTTTCTAAGCAAGAAAATGGATGTTAATTTTTCTCAGTGGGGTTATCTAGCTCATTTTAAATTGCTTCAAACAGCTTTAAAGTGAGGTGTCCTAAGTTGACTGTCAGCAAGGGGAATGGAGCAGTGTCTTAAGTTACAGTAcctctgttttctgtgataatgacttatttttgcttctgtttttaactGCTAAGAGATTTAGTGTctatgatggaaaaaaatcaagcagtgTAAAGTTGTAACTTATTCTCTGCTGTGAAAATCAGAAAGTTTTGCTGAGAGGAGGCTGTTCCCAACCTTACACAGAAGTAGTATAGCGAGCGTGCTTTACACTGaaagcagtgcagaaaaaaGTAGCACCATAGCACTTCAAACTTgagttttcttcttctgtttatttttctgtgaatttaatGGTCTATAGAAGTGGGAAGTCATGGGATGAGGCAGTAAACGTGGGAAATAACCAAACTGTTTAACTTTAAGGGTCATAATATGTGATTAGCTTTTTAATGACACAGCAAAAGTTGGACAGCTGTTTGACACAATTCCAATACCAGACTAGAGTTTGCAGAGGCTTCCTATGAAAGGCATATAGATAAAGTGACCTAAACTTATGGGCATACAAAGGAAtgtttactgaaataaaagcaaataattgaTTTATAATACCTCTTCCTGCCAACAGTTAACTAATAAATTCAATCCTTGATGTGCTACGTAAAAGTAATTAGATAGTTTGTGTAGAAGGGGAAATTGGGGGACCCAAAGCCCTTGCATATGTTGTATAATTACTTGGATTCTCAATTAGGTCACGCCACCCTTTTCTCTAAGGGTGGATTCAAAGGAGCTCACAAACTTCCTTCCTGCTGTGTCATTGGTTCATTGTATAGAAGAGCTTAGAGTAAGTAttggaaataaaactttcagtttGAGAAGTTCAGAAATATTCTCGGTAGCGCATATGAGAGGCTTTTGTACGCAGAAAAATGATCTAGATGTAGCATTTCATGCTTTCTTAGTCAATACAATAAATAGATTGAAACCTTTTCCATGTGTACGTTTTGGATATGCTGCAGTTCCACATTTACACTGAATATCTcattatgttttttcttccctgaaagacctgtatttcctgaattttatttacttcCCACAGATGTTGTGCAACATATTGAGTGTTTGGCTACCAGGTTccttgccctggcactgctgaaACGCACTGTTGTATTTATATAGTTAGCCAAGAtctctgcagaaatgaaaatataaacttAGTTTGAGTACTGATCTTGCTTGTCTGAATTTGTTTAGGTCTGCTGACTTGGGTGACAACCTGCTGACCAGGCCTGGACAACCCACAGTTGCACGAATACCTCCACCTATTTTGCCAAGACCATCACAGCGAACAGGAAGCAGTAGTCTGAGCACTTTCAGGCCAGCATATAGTAgttctttttctccaggctatGGTTCATATGGAACTTCTTTTTATGGAAGCTATAGTCCTTACAGTTACGGATATGGTGGTTTGGGTTATAACCGCTTTCGTGCAGATGATATTCCTCCCAGCAGGTTTGTTCAGCAGGCTGAAGAGAGCAGCAGAGGTGCATTTCAGTCCATTGAAAGTATTGTGCATGCATTTGCCTCAGTCAGCATGATGATGGATGCTACCTTTTCAGCTGTCTACAACAGTTTCAGAGCTGTGTTGGATGTAGCCAATCACTTCTCCCGCCTCAGAGTACACTTCACCAAGGTGTtctcagcttttgctttagtGAGAACTATAAGGTATCTCTACCAACGTCTACAGCGATTACTAGGTCTGCGGAAGAGCTCTGAGAATGAGGATTTGTGGGCTGAAAGTGAGGGGACAGTAGCTCGTGTTGGCCTTGAAGATAAGGCGACTAACTCTGCAAAATCCTGGcctattttcttattctttgctGTTATAATGGGAGGTCCCTATCTGATCTGGAAACTGCTTTCTACATACAGTGATGAAGAAACAGGTAAAGGTGATTTGCAGCACAAGAGAAGTGCAGCATATATTTATTGTTCCTTCTGTTACCATGTATAGCTATTAATCTTACATTACATTGATAGAAGTTGATAGATACTGGGGTACAATACTGAATTTCAGGCACGTTACACCAGTAACAGCCTGCTTCAGTAGCCCTTAGTTGAGCTGGGATGCAGCTTCCTGCTAAGCTTTCTGTGATTCCAAAATCagggtttctttctgtttcctttgtatTAGATGTGGCAGTTGGGGCCAGGGGAAAAGTATCAGTTGGATTGACTCAACAAATCATGCTTTGTTTGTTACTTCTGTCAGTTCTCTATTGGGGAAGTTTTAAGCAGGGAAGTTGaagtgttttcttcattttcctttaaaaaaaacagggaaaaaccCTTCCAAACTTTAAAATTCAATGCAGATAaactttaaatttctttttgaaagcagTATCTAGTAACTGGGCAAGCGGAGAAGATGATCATGTAGTTGGAAGAGCAGAATATGATTTCAGTGCGCTCTctgaagaagaaatttctttccGTGCTGGTGATGTGCTAAAATTAGCACCCAAAGGTAAACTTTCAgttttgtatatattttctaATCACATGTGAAGTCCTATTGTTAGAGCctgaaaatgtaaacaaaccaccaccaccttaTTTGATGAAACTCCTCATCCAcgctgatcttttttttttttccccccataagTTATTACTTGAATTGTCATAAAACTTGCATAGTTTTGTTCAAGTTCCTGAAGATGTGACACAGCCTAAACTTATTCAGGGAGTGCTTTGTAGTTAGCCTTGTGGTTACCTTTTCCTCACGTGGGCTGTGTAACTGTGAAAATCCTGAGGCATTTGCAGAACGGTGGTGTTACTGATTGCAGAACAACCTGCACTTTGCAGTACTCTTCAGTTCACCTCATCGATGCAGTTGTTTCTCTTGTGAAGTAATTTGTATCCACCTTTTATGGCAGAGTTATTTCCTCTGCATGATGAGCTGGTATGTCATCTGTCTTCTGGTCTGCTTGTGCCTCGACTGCAGTatattttgaattgttttgtAACTTGAtatgtttgcattttctccttcagaacAACAACCCAAAATCCGTGGTTGGCTTTTGGCTAGTTACGATGGCCAAACAACAGGACTTGTGCCGGCTAATTACATCAAAATcctggggaaaagaagaggTAGGAAAACGGTGGACCTGGAAAGGATTACAGAACAACGGCCAGCATTTACCAGCAGAGCTGTTACAGGATCCACTGCTACTGTGACTTCAGAGGAGCAGGAAGCTGCTTTTGATTCTGTTTTTGCTGGAAGTAAGAAAGATCCTGTTGCGTCTGACTCCACTATGGTTagtggagagaaacaggaaCTCTAGTGCACTTTCATCAACAAAGCAACTGAACTGTGCTTTATTGATAAAACTTAGGGTTTGTTGAAAATCTGTATTGTAGTGGAACACTGATGGGTCTGTACCAGTTACTGCCGCTACTGACTGGTGAAGGGATGGAGAAATGATTGCTCAAAtctttagtatttatttttgattCACCTAAGGCTGTACATTAGTGATTCTACCCAACCACCTGGCAGTAACTCATAAGATCTTGAGATGCGGAGATTTGAGGCATTTataacaaagcaaacaaaacaacgGAGGCAGCTAGCCTATTCCTTTTAAGGAGACAAACTGCTGGTGAATTCTAGAGTTTATCATCCAGTCTTCATTGGGTTGTCGGCTTGACTAGAGGCCTTCTCAATACATGTGCAAAGGGAAGATAGACTTCTGTCCTATGTCCTCCAAAACTGGATGCCGAGGACCATAAAATAGTAATAGTGCATTGTTTCCCACACAAAGGAGGGAGAATTGCAAGAGATTTAGGTGACACAACTGAAATGTTAGAAGTTCTAAGTTAACTTGCTTTTTGCAAGAAGTAGGGCTTCTGTCATAAAGACCTTAAACCTTATAAAAAAGGGACTTatgagaaagggaggagaaacaCAGTTTACAAAGGAAGGGCGGTGAAGCTTCAGCAGTAGTTCTAACGAGTTCgtttttgtttattaaaaaaacatcagaatAAAGGGTATCCTGCAGTCAGGCACTTGCCAGCGCACTTACTGTTACTCCCTTCTGTGGTAAACTAACTTTGCATCACTCCTAGCCTTTTTGTGTTGTAGCCTGGTAACTGCCTATCAATAGTCTATCGACTGCCATCTGCATCTCAACTTACTTCTGTTCTTCATTGTTTTTATGGGAGTATCAGAGTATCTATCCTGCCTTTTAGTGCAGTAGGAAAGCATTAGATTGAGGGAAGTTTAACATAATtggagcagcaaagaaaaagtacCATTTCTTGCTTAATTGCCCCAGTTAGCCAAGGGCTTGGAGTTAACGCTTTATGCTGCCATTCAGGTGGTAAATTTTGCATCTGCCCATAAAATTTGAGGGCTGTGGTTTATCAAGAGCCATAAAAACACTATGACTGTTCAAagtatttagtattttcttcGTATTGATGTTTGAGAATTCCATCTTGTAATActgtttttgttggggttttttaaatgaagaaagataattaaaactgttttccgtgtagtatatatgtataatatgTTGAGCTTCTGAAGGTTAAAGCAATGGATAAAATAACTAAAGCTTGTCTTAATCATTAAAATAgcatttcccttttattttaaaggtactCAAAAGTATTAGTAAAAGTAGGGTGTGTGCCTTTGCTTTATGGACCCACTAGTTTCAGTTTGAATGTTTCTACAGAGATCTTCAACACCCATTATATGTTACCAAAGCTTTCAGTATTTATACTTTAATTGCATTTGCTGGCTTTGAGTTCTTCTAATTCTGTTCACCACAACAAAACTCTTGACAAGAAAGATGAAGTGAATAGAGTTTTATTGAGGTAGAGTGGCTGAAAAGATGGAGGTTATGCTGGAACCTTGGATTTTAAAGTAATCTCGGATTGCCCTTTGTTGATAATTGAACAAGAATTTTAAGTGGTTGTGCTCAGGTATTGGGAGATGGCAAAGAATCATTTTTATTAGATTGTTAGATCTTCAGgtgcagaggaaaaggagagtaGTTAAAGGGCAAATGAGAAACTTGAAACTAGGTTTAAAACGGAACATGTTCCTGAGACATTTCCCTGTGTACCAGggcattaaagaaaattatctaTATTTGGAAATGACATCTgttgttgaaataaaaatagcaaacaatcctgaaatataaaatatacagaggaaagaaggggGGCGGGTATCAAGTGTACAGTTCTGCTTATGGTGTGTATTCCTGAAGGGAATTAATTTACTATTGTGAGATTTAATTAATGGGCTGTCAGCCTCTTCTGTATCAGTGAAAGATTTCCTCCTTCAGAGGGAggatcttttaaataaatgaataaataaactCAACCTTCTGTAGACATCTGTGTTCCTGCTCAGAACAAGTTGGGAAGACAGTACCATGCTGATTGTTGAAATCTTTAAACCTTACTAATTTTTAGAAAGAtgaatttaatttcacttttcagGTCatactgttttggaaaaaaattcttttagtGGCAAGTTATTAATAACTGACTTGGTTTTGTAGTAGTTTGACTTAGTCTACCAATTGCTGTCATAACTGTATCTGCTAAATCTTGACAAGAATTTTGATCCTTTCAATCTTGTGATTACTTTAATGAGGAAAGAAGGCTCTGAGGAAATTAAGCAAGTTATTTAACTCACAATTAATTGTACTGATTGCAGAAGgatattaaaatgcattgaaGTAAAATACATACTGTGctttaaggtatttttttttttttgtaatgcatGAACTAGCACAAGGGAAAAAACTGTGAGTCCTCCAGTTTCATTGCCTTACGTTTCTGCCCCTATGTCAGACTATAGAAAAAGATCTAAATGAATGTTGATTGAAAAAGGGAGGCTGGTTGGCAGGCTGCTCAAGACTTGCACAACTTCAGAAAGGTGAGATGGCAAAGGAGCAGGTGTGGTTGCAACAGAAGTGTGTAGGGGAGGGGGTCAGAAAAGAGATACTGTTGAGATACTGCTGAACTTAGACATTAGGCAGTTGAGTCTTATTTTGAGCTATCTACTTACTAAGTTACCTGTATGTTATTCTTTGGAACTACTTATATACCTGTAGCAGTCCTAGAAGTCTGTTACAGACTTCTATGACGTTTATATAAGGCTTTAGTTTAACCTCACTTGAATCTTATTGATGCTGTTTAATATACCGAGCATTTTCTGCTTGAATACTATCTGAACTAATGACAGAAGCCAGTTTTGACTGGTTCTGTGGATGCTAGCAGTATGGGAACATGCACACATTCAAAGCTACGTTCAGGTTTCTGAATAATAAATTTAAAGTACTCTCTTTGTCTAGTAGAACTTAATAAAATCAGCTGCCTTTGCACAGTTTTGAAACTTCTTCCTTCTGTGGAACTAGACTGCATTTGAGCTAGTAAGGTTTTGAATTATTTGGGGACCTTGGTGACATTTGCTAGTaaggtaaataaaaagaaaatatggttTCTTACAGATCTGATCTCTCGGCAATGAAAAATTTCCAGAAGAGGTATGAACTCAGAAACCaacacagtgatttttcttGACACACCATTGTAGAAATACTCTTGTCTGCAATAGTAGTggaactgtatttattttacaaaacattgaaaatatgaaaccttatgtttttaagtaGCTCCTGGTTTTTCTTATCCATGTAGGTGTGGCTGTGTGTTGGGATTAGCAAACATTTTTGGCCGTGTTGGCAAGTAGTAATTGAGTGTGTCAACAGGTGGTGATACACTgaggttttttctcctttgtgtcTTGGCATCAGGTGTTCAGCAGACCAATTTGAAGCAGGTTTGGGATTATAAATCAGTCTCCTGGATTCTGTGGTGATACCAAACACAGCCTTTAAGCAGCTGGGTAATCTCTCCTTGAAAGAAATGTACTCGTATAACTGGTTTAAATAGTAACATAGGCATGCTGCCCATGCAAGGCACCCCTGGATCTTTCTTATCTACAGTTTCTAAATCTACTTCAAGATACTAAAGTTCCCTAAATTTCACAAATCAGAAAACTACAAGATTTGAGCAAATGACATGGattatttctgctgtcagaGGGTATCTTGACAGGTTTTGGGTTTTAGAGGTGAAAATGctgtaaatgcaaaaaaatagtTCCACTACCTTTGAATTATTGGTAACAAAACAAGCATAGTCTAGAGACTATCAAATGAGTAAAATTTAAGGTATgctatttttttgttctcaaaTATTGATATTGGTGgctttttgttattaaataaGGGAGGGACTAAACTTTTGCCTAACAGCACAggttaattttaaaaccatgttGCCAGTTCTGTGTGACATACCATCAAGCTTCCACAGCATTAATGACTTTCGTGTTCTAATAATATCGCAATATAGGAGCATTAGCTTATTCCTAGGATTACTGTGGGATGGTGTGGAATGGGATGGAAGTGCCTTCTGCTCTCACTGAAACCCAAACGAAGCTTTCGTACTGACTAAAGAATTCAGATTTCATATACTTCTCTAGATGGgtgcaatttttttatttttttttttgttaactcgTCTGTGCTGTTTTGCATTCTCTGGCCTTGCTGTATTACTCCAGATTTtaggggtggggtttttttggaagaaaacgGTTAATATCCCTGTGGCCATGATTATCTCGGTGATTCCTCCCAAAATACCAAGGAGGAACAGAAATTGTAGCATGGTACAGTGAGATTTAGCCAGAGGCAGGGCTTGGGGAGGGTTATTCCGTGTTGCACACAGGGAAAGGGGTCATGGTCTGGTCCGCAGCAGGCATAGATGGCTTCCCAAGGGaggtgattttaaaatgtttgggaaGACGTGATGCAATAGCAGGCATGGGGTAGGAAACAAACCGATGAGGGATGATGTGGCAGGACTGGGACTGTCTGACCTTTTGCAGCATAGCTCTGGTTTGAGCGGAGCCTTGAAGGAAGGGCTGTGGGGCGCTTGGGCTGTTCTGTGTGATTAGGTCCAAGTCCATGTTCTGTTACTGCTGTTAGAGCTACTGATGTGTCAAATATTTAGATGAAAACCTGGGAAAAGCTTAAATTCAGGCTCTGTAGCTTTAGTCAGCATTTTTTTGTGGGTAGAGCACAGCCTTTACTCAAGTGTTTTAACACAAGCCCTTGCTTAATTGATTTGCTGTGCTTGTATCGTTCTCGTTCCTGCGGTGTTACTTGGGCAGGTGACAGGGCCTTCACGTGCGAGGGCTGCCCAGGCTTAGCCCTCCGGGTACCGTTCTGCGGGGTAATGGCGGAATGAATGGCGGCGTGGGGTTTTATGGAGGAAAAACCCGAGTTTCTCCAGTTATTTTCTGAGTGATTGCGGTGGGGTGCTGGGGTAAGCGGGCTTGGCTGGCTGTGGGTGCCGGCAGCAGCGGGAAGGGTTGGTGTGACGTCATACTGAGCTCAGCTGAGCTGGGCGTGACATCATTTGTGGTCTAGAGGGTCGCTCCGTGACGAGGCGGAGGCGCAGCCTGGCGTGGCGGGCCGGTaccgcccccgggccggggcggcgcgTTGCTAGGCTACGGGACGCGGGGCGCGCGGCGGGAGGGGCGCCGCCGCTGCACTGCGACaaggcggggcgggccggggcacGGCCGCCGCAAGACGGCGCCCCGGCGCTCCCGCACTGCCCgggcggccgcagccccgcccTCCGGCCGCCCCATTGGCTCTCCCTGGCGCGAGGGGGCGGGGCTacgccccccgcccggcgccgaTTGGCGGCTGGCGCCCCCCTCGCGGCGCTCCCCGCCCGCGCGCTCCCCGCTCACGGAGAGGGTGGGGCCGGGTGGCGCCGGCGTGTGAGGGAGCCCGTCTCCCGCGCTTCGGGCGCGGTGGCTGGCGGCGGAcggggctgcccgcgggtccCGCCGCGCCGAGCAGCCCCGGGGCGGCTCCGCTGTGGGGCCTTGCTGGCAGCGACCGGGCCGTGCCGGGCTGCTCCCGggctccgcgccgccccgcgTGCCGTTCGTCCCCTCAGGGGAGCGGCGccgccgccctcccgccgcctgccccggcgGCCGCGCCTTGAGGAGGAGCAGCCGCTGCCcgtcccgccgcgccgccgtGCCCCTCGCCTAGGGGCCCGCCAGGTAACCCCCGCCCTGGCGCGTCCCAGACAGCGTCCTGCGGCCCCGGGAGGGCAGCCCGGCGGCTGCGGGGCGTCTCcgccggggggggctggggtggctggcGGGGGCCCCGTTGTCGAGGGCCCCGCAGCGGGCCGGCACTGCGTGAGGAAGCTGCTCGCACTTGTAGGATCTTGCCCCAGAAAACTGGGAAcggtttttctttttttgttattttattacctgggtttagtttttattttgactAGTACGCGGGCAAAGCAAACCGCAAGCCAagttgctgttctttctcttcccgCCTCGCCCTGCACCGTCCCTTCCTTGCGTTTGAGGGTCCCTCAGGAGACCCCGCGCTCACCCCCCACCATCTTTACCTTCCCATAGGTTATGCACatgggaggggagagcagttCTTCAGGTTTAGATGGattctttcctttaaataatttaaaaaaaaaaatcagccttaTATGAGGCGGTGAACTCCTGCAATATATACCAACTTCCTGCGGagtgatttaactctttattTAATCATACCAgttttatgaaatattaaagTGTTGGGAATCGCTTACACCCCTTACTTTAGAATTTTAAGTATTAGCAAAAAATCCTAGTCACATATCTCTCCATATGAAGCACATCAAATGACTTtgtcaaaattaaataattaaacttCCCCCTCCTCCAGTTTGCATAGTTGAGGAAGGAGTTAACTGAGCTTTACTTGCAGGAACAAACTGGAGAGAATCTGTAGAAGTTGCCTTCTGTTTCTTGACGGTACAATTTATTACAGGCTTTATGTTGCTGCTCTTATGGAGCACACCATTCTTGCACGAGACAGTCTTGCATGTGTCTTTAACTATACTTCTGTCAGGATTTGCTAAAGGACaaaaaggcaaatgttaaaATGTCATGTATAAAACCACAAAGAGGAGTCCCATGCTCTTTcgagaacagaaagaagaaaacttaaCTTCTTTATGCTTGTAGTTAATATGCCGCTTTATCTTTGCAGTAACCAGCATAcataaaactgtgttttaatgtaagaataagcaaataaaaaatatttgagagaCAGAGGCTTCTTTCTCTCTGAACATCTCATTACATTTTAGCGTACCTGTCATCCTTTCATGGTCGAGTTGCTTCATGGTCCACAATGCTGATGCATACATAAACTTGTTACCAGCAAAGTactcagcattttttcctttaaattataGACTTAATCATACCACAGAAATAGTCCTTAAAATGATGGCTTATGGAATATTGACCTTGCTAGTAATGTGAATTTCATTAAGCATATTTTATGGTGCAAGACCAGAGGATTCCAATACTCTCTCATTTACTTATGTCCTTCAGACTTTTTTAAACCAGCTGCTATGTGCATCTAAGGTAGCACAAGAAGtcagttttgtattttataaccACCCAGGCTGGTTTGCCACTGGTGCTGATGTGTTCTGGCCCGGTTATTTCTTTTCATGACAGTGGAGATGGTGGATATTCAGTGGCTTGAATATAATTGATACTGACATTTGGCTGTGCGCTGACAGTGAGAAGTCTCCACCACAGAATTACCACAGCGGGCCACTTGATAGTGCTGTCAGGGTGAGGGTGAAGGACTCCAACGACTCCATGCCTGCAGGAACTGATCTACCTTTAACTCGTAGAGGCATCTATCTGAGTTGGAAAGTTTGGGCTCATACTGGCTGTGAAGGATCtttgtcctttaaaaatggCTATTTCGCATGCTTTGCAATAGATTTAATTTAGATGTTCAAAAGGTATGACACTTTCTATTGgacttctgtgttttgttcGTGGcgcttttttttcctgttcttcttttTGAAATCTCATGAGTATAGGAAACCTAAGAATTGTCTTGGTGGGTTCTGAGTATTCTCTTTCTGATGGTTTCAGTCAGCTGATCTTTTCAGGAGATGAAAGCTGACAGTTACTTGCAGCTGTGATTTCTGTTTctaccaacaaaacaaacaagtgcTGGAATAGCTTCTAGAGtcagaaacaaaatcagtgctattttgtatatttgaagcatctttttttagaaaaagggTGATGCAAAGGCAACATCTGTGTGTAGTATGCTTTTAGTAACAAGTGATGAGTTAATTCTGCTACCATCTAAGTGTGTTTTCTCTGAACTTTTCTGTAATCCTTGCTTTATaactcaatttttttaatgtaacttttaAGTTCTGTGATTTATGTGATCGGTGTAAGGTACTTCAGAAAAGATCCAAAGTGCATTCCAAATATGAGTCCTTACAAAGCTCTTCTGCTGTGCATTACTCAAATATGGAAGTCTTGATTAATGCCTGCAGTTTTCTCCCAACATATGCTGAAACAATACTTTGAACTCGTACTGTGTTCCCTGGTGCTACACATAAAAAATccatttggaaaaagaaaaaaaccccactaattttcaaattagaagaactgccttttttttaaggtgttcACTGCTGTCCTTACATGCTTTGTTCTGGTGTTCAGCTTGAAAGTGAAAGAACAAGGTTTTTTGGCCCTGATCATCCCAGCTAATCAGGAGTTAGGAGTGCCTTAGGACACCTCAAAACTCGAGTCTTCAGGATGAGAGCTGGAAGACATCCAGGTGGGGCTCCAAAGTATTATTGATGGCCGTTAGCTGGGTGCCTTGGTTGGCTCCTGTGTAGTGGAAGTCAGGTGTGCGAAACAAATAGGCAGAGCAAGAGGAGACCAAAGTTGAGCCGCTGAAAGTTTGGGGGAACAAATAAGTGTATTTGAATTTAagtaaatttacattaaaatggCCCTCTGTAGCTTAGGCTGTTTATTCTGAGTTTGTGGGAGGCCGTTTTTTTTGTATTGGAGGGCTCAGGGGTGTGAATCCCTCCTGGAAACGGACAGCTGAAAGAAACTGTGGGtagtgcctgctgctgctgagttggttttggtgtgttttgcaCATCTGCTCCTCCCCCCAGGGTTTTGAGGATGCAGACATGAATATGTAAGTTTTGTCAAATAAAGCATTAGTACTTCACTGTAATACTGTGATAGACATTGCCCGTAGTAATTTATGGAGTGCTGCAGTTAATGCAGACCAAGCTTTAGCAAACTGTGCAGTGAGACCGGCTAATAATGTTTTCTCTTCTAGGCTTAAGTAGCCAAAGATGAGTCGtggattttcagaaaacaataaCTTTCCGTATGACAACAATCAAATGGTTTTGGATATGATCCTGTGTTCCCTCATTGGTGTTCCTCAGCCTATCAACTGGGACAGTGTGGCAAGGCTAGTTCCAGGATATACATCCAAAGAGGTGAATTTACTAAAAAGAATTCATATACTTTAAGCAGTACTTTATGAAGGAGAAAACATATTTGGGTGAGGGAGGGAAACTGAagttaaaggattttttttgtctgaagtaATTTATACCTAAAGAACTGAATGTTAAATGATCAGGAGATTGAAAAAACCCTGTTTCTACAAAATCTGAACACTGAGATTAAGAAATacattctccttttttatttcattagaaCTAATATagaataaggaaaatattactggaaattaaaaattaaaaagcgGAATACAAAAGGTAGTTGTGCTAACATATTTCAAATTACATAGCTAAGATTCTAATGGAAAGGATGGTAGTACCAACTAACCACACGTAGATTGTAGCGTACATGGTAACTTTCTATGGTTGTCATTGCACTTGTAAAGAAGTGTGAGTTACGGATCTCCATGGGGTAGTTAAGAGTGCACTTGCCTCTTGTATGGTTCTACAAGATgtagatttttctttacttggTCGGAGTTGGAAGAACCTAGTGCCTCCATATACTTAATCTTTCTGGATTGCTGAATTTCCTGTTGAAatgcttacatttttaaaaaaagaattttgaatttttcattccTGAGGGGCATTAAgctaagagaagaaaatgc
This genomic interval from Falco cherrug isolate bFalChe1 chromosome 13, bFalChe1.pri, whole genome shotgun sequence contains the following:
- the PEX13 gene encoding peroxisome biogenesis factor 13 isoform X2, producing MASQPPPPKPWENRRLAGTVAPAFQSADLGDNLLTRPGQPTVARIPPPILPRPSQRTGSSSLSTFRPAYSSSFSPGYGSYGTSFYGSYSPYSYGYGGLGYNRFRADDIPPSRFVQQAEESSRGAFQSIESIVHAFASVSMMMDATFSAVYNSFRAVLDVANHFSRLRVHFTKVFSAFALVRTIRYLYQRLQRLLGLRKSSENEDLWAESEGTVARVGLEDKATNSAKSWPIFLFFAVIMGGPYLIWKLLSTYSDEETVSSNWASGEDDHVVGRAEYDFSALSEEEISFRAGDVLKLAPKEQQPKIRGWLLASYDGQTTGLVPANYIKILGKRRGRKTVDLERITEQRPAFTSRAVTGSTATVTSEEQEAAFDSVFAGSKKDPVASDSTMVSGEKQEL
- the PEX13 gene encoding peroxisome biogenesis factor 13 isoform X1, encoding MASQPPPPKPWENRRLAGTVAPAFQSADLGDNLLTRPGQPTVARIPPPILPRPSQRTGSSSLSTFRPAYSSSFSPGYGSYGTSFYGSYSPYSYGYGGLGYNRFRADDIPPSRFVQQAEESSRGAFQSIESIVHAFASVSMMMDATFSAVYNSFRAVLDVANHFSRLRVHFTKVFSAFALVRTIRYLYQRLQRLLGLRKSSENEDLWAESEGTVARVGLEDKATNSAKSWPIFLFFAVIMGGPYLIWKLLSTYSDEETAVSSNWASGEDDHVVGRAEYDFSALSEEEISFRAGDVLKLAPKEQQPKIRGWLLASYDGQTTGLVPANYIKILGKRRGRKTVDLERITEQRPAFTSRAVTGSTATVTSEEQEAAFDSVFAGSKKDPVASDSTMVSGEKQEL